In Symmachiella dynata, the following are encoded in one genomic region:
- a CDS encoding WbqC family protein gives MKLGIMQPYLFPWIGYFQLVNLVDELVIYDDVQYIKNGWINRNRLLINGQPRYFTLPVLKASHALPICARRFASSFERDKRRTLKSLEMAYAAAPHFRDTLNLVQDCFACRDDNVAAFVSHTLSKVCDALGIETLLRRSSELKHSPAMRGQNRVLDICRALHASHYVNAIGGTDLYESDVFAQNGQQLSFLQTRDVAYQQFQNTFQPNLSIIDVMMFNNRDQIAALLHEFDLKSPHC, from the coding sequence ATGAAACTTGGAATCATGCAGCCCTATCTCTTTCCGTGGATCGGCTATTTCCAGTTGGTGAACCTCGTCGATGAACTGGTCATCTACGACGACGTGCAGTACATCAAGAACGGATGGATCAACCGAAATCGCCTCTTGATCAATGGCCAGCCGCGCTATTTCACCTTGCCGGTGCTCAAGGCATCCCACGCGCTGCCGATCTGCGCGCGGCGATTTGCGTCCTCGTTTGAGCGTGACAAACGGCGCACGCTCAAGAGCCTCGAAATGGCCTACGCCGCCGCCCCGCATTTCCGGGACACGCTGAACTTGGTGCAGGACTGTTTTGCCTGCCGGGACGACAACGTAGCCGCGTTTGTGTCCCACACGTTATCGAAAGTTTGCGACGCTTTAGGAATCGAGACGCTGTTGCGGCGGTCTTCGGAACTTAAACATTCCCCCGCAATGCGCGGGCAAAACCGGGTGCTCGACATCTGCCGGGCTCTGCACGCGTCGCACTATGTGAACGCCATTGGGGGAACCGATTTATACGAGAGCGACGTGTTTGCACAAAACGGCCAGCAACTCAGTTTTCTGCAGACGCGCGACGTTGCCTATCAGCAATTCCAAAACACGTTCCAACCCAACCTATCCATCATCGACGTCATGATGTTCAACAACCGCGACCAGATCGCCGCGCTGCTGCACGAATTCGATTTGAAATCGCCGCATTGCTAA
- a CDS encoding DUF962 domain-containing protein: MPKKSADDWFAEYAVCHQNATNKTLHWICIPLIVLSLIGLLWGVALPGTASLDSPYWNWGMLLIVISLLFYLRLSLMLAAGMFLVSAAAVGVLVAYQRTGLGPVWVASLVVFVVAWIGQFIGHKIEGKKPAFFEDIQYLLIGPIWLLAFIYRRLGIRY, encoded by the coding sequence ATGCCCAAAAAATCCGCCGATGACTGGTTCGCTGAATATGCGGTCTGCCATCAAAACGCGACCAACAAAACGTTGCACTGGATTTGCATTCCGCTGATTGTACTGAGCTTGATCGGTCTGTTGTGGGGCGTGGCGCTGCCTGGAACCGCAAGTCTGGATTCCCCCTATTGGAATTGGGGGATGCTGCTGATTGTGATCAGTCTGTTGTTCTATTTGCGGTTATCGCTGATGCTGGCTGCCGGCATGTTCCTGGTCTCCGCAGCGGCGGTCGGCGTGCTGGTTGCTTATCAGCGGACGGGTCTTGGCCCGGTGTGGGTGGCGTCGTTGGTGGTGTTTGTGGTGGCTTGGATCGGCCAATTCATCGGCCACAAAATCGAGGGGAAAAAGCCCGCTTTCTTTGAGGATATTCAATATCTCCTGATCGGCCCGATTTGGCTGTTGGCCTTCATTTATCGCCGCTTGGGAATTCGGTATTAG
- a CDS encoding enoyl-CoA hydratase/isomerase family protein, with protein sequence MATEIILQFDGPIARVRMSTENGVHVFSQETRQQLAATLDQLEADDNSQVVIFSSHGRTFCAGADVYELRSLNEQTAYTIAREGQELMSRIERLRPVTIAAIHAACAGGGSELSLACDLRFGAAGCRMGLPETSIGVIPGWGGTVRTARLFGPSVAKRIVLAAELWPAEAALGLGLLHEVFPDDEFQTAVEQEAARLLARGPVGLEMAKRLLNSFVPGDIDEQLEQEAVAFAACYATGQPQEGVNAFLEKRAAKW encoded by the coding sequence ATGGCGACCGAAATCATTTTGCAATTCGACGGACCAATCGCCCGCGTACGGATGTCGACTGAAAACGGCGTGCACGTCTTCAGCCAAGAAACACGGCAACAATTGGCGGCCACGCTGGATCAACTCGAAGCAGACGACAACAGTCAAGTGGTGATTTTCAGTTCCCACGGACGAACATTTTGCGCCGGGGCGGATGTGTACGAACTGCGGAGCCTCAACGAGCAAACGGCATACACAATCGCCCGTGAGGGACAGGAATTGATGTCGCGGATCGAGCGGTTGCGACCGGTAACGATCGCCGCCATTCATGCCGCGTGCGCGGGGGGTGGGAGCGAATTATCCCTGGCTTGCGATCTGCGTTTTGGCGCCGCGGGCTGTCGCATGGGATTGCCGGAAACATCGATCGGTGTGATCCCTGGTTGGGGGGGCACGGTGCGAACCGCGCGGTTGTTTGGACCATCAGTCGCCAAACGGATTGTGTTGGCCGCTGAATTGTGGCCGGCTGAAGCAGCGCTAGGTTTGGGACTGCTGCACGAGGTATTTCCCGATGACGAATTCCAGACAGCCGTGGAACAGGAAGCTGCGCGGCTGTTGGCGCGGGGTCCGGTCGGTTTGGAAATGGCTAAGCGGTTGCTCAATTCATTCGTACCGGGTGATATTGACGAGCAATTAGAACAGGAAGCGGTCGCCTTTGCCGCTTGTTACGCAACCGGCCAGCCGCAGGAGGGGGTCAACGCGTTTTTGGAGAAACGTGCGGCGAAATGGTAA
- a CDS encoding antibiotic biosynthesis monooxygenase family protein, protein MITVGMNYHVIEGKQQEFEDKFAGVIDALKAAEGHDSSTLWKDVSDDASYLITSEWSDEKAFTDFIHSDAFRAVTNWGKEQILSGRPQHKIYKH, encoded by the coding sequence ATGATTACGGTCGGCATGAATTATCACGTCATTGAGGGGAAGCAGCAGGAGTTTGAAGACAAGTTTGCCGGCGTGATCGACGCGCTCAAGGCAGCTGAGGGGCACGACAGTTCGACGTTGTGGAAAGATGTCAGCGACGATGCTTCGTATTTGATCACAAGCGAATGGTCGGACGAGAAGGCGTTTACTGATTTCATCCACAGCGACGCATTTCGGGCAGTGACCAACTGGGGCAAGGAACAAATCCTCAGCGGCCGTCCGCAGCACAAGATTTACAAGCATTAG
- a CDS encoding sulfatase, with translation MRIFMALLLLLICIPGKTAFAAKPNVILISVDDLNDWVGCLAGHPQALTPNIDRLAARGVLFANAHCQAPVCQPSRASLMVSRLPSSTGLYFLNPGLPQSEVTKNEKTIPEAFADDGYQVMGAGKLFHSQANQQIFNRVGEYGGSFGSFGPRPKEKISQPHGHPLWDWGAYPERTEEMPDYKIATWAAEKLKTEGDKPYFLAVGFFRPHVPMYVPQLWFDLHPREKVLLPVISEGDIHDLSPYARNLVTLKHVAPEHQWVQESGQWSHAVQSYLASVSFADFCVGKVLDALDQRADKENTIVCLFSDHGFHLGEKERWAKRSLWEDGTRVPLIIAGPEIQPAVCERPVGLIDIYPTLLQLSGQKANPQHEGQSLAPLLEDPSRAWDRPAITTFGRGNHAVRSTRWRYIHYVDGSEELYDHDHDPHEWTNLAGDPQMKSVLDAHRKRLPKEEQPILGKGSTGHKAYEAAAAELEGK, from the coding sequence ATGCGTATTTTTATGGCTTTGTTGTTGCTGCTGATTTGTATTCCAGGCAAGACTGCGTTTGCGGCGAAGCCGAATGTGATTTTGATTAGCGTCGATGACCTGAATGACTGGGTCGGTTGTTTGGCGGGGCATCCGCAGGCGTTGACGCCGAATATTGATCGGTTGGCGGCGCGGGGGGTGTTGTTTGCCAATGCACATTGCCAAGCCCCGGTCTGTCAGCCGTCGCGAGCCAGTCTGATGGTTTCGCGGTTGCCCTCGTCGACCGGGTTGTATTTTCTCAATCCCGGCCTGCCGCAATCGGAGGTGACGAAAAACGAGAAGACGATTCCCGAAGCCTTTGCCGATGACGGCTACCAGGTCATGGGAGCCGGCAAGTTGTTTCACAGTCAGGCGAATCAGCAGATCTTTAACCGCGTGGGGGAGTACGGCGGAAGCTTTGGTAGTTTCGGTCCGCGGCCCAAGGAAAAAATCAGCCAACCACACGGACATCCGTTGTGGGACTGGGGTGCATATCCCGAGCGGACCGAAGAGATGCCAGATTATAAAATCGCGACCTGGGCTGCAGAGAAGCTGAAAACCGAAGGGGACAAACCGTACTTCCTAGCGGTTGGATTTTTCCGTCCGCACGTCCCGATGTATGTCCCGCAACTCTGGTTTGATCTGCATCCCCGCGAGAAGGTCCTACTACCGGTGATCAGTGAAGGGGACATCCATGATCTGTCCCCCTATGCACGGAATCTGGTGACGCTCAAACATGTTGCGCCGGAGCATCAATGGGTTCAGGAGAGTGGACAATGGTCGCATGCAGTGCAGTCGTATTTGGCCTCGGTCAGTTTTGCCGACTTTTGTGTGGGGAAGGTCCTGGATGCATTGGACCAGCGGGCGGACAAGGAAAACACGATCGTCTGTTTATTCTCCGACCATGGCTTTCACCTGGGTGAAAAAGAGCGCTGGGCGAAGCGTTCGTTGTGGGAAGATGGTACGCGGGTGCCGTTGATCATCGCCGGACCGGAAATCCAACCGGCGGTCTGCGAGCGTCCGGTCGGTTTGATTGATATTTATCCGACGCTACTGCAGTTGTCCGGCCAAAAAGCGAATCCACAGCATGAAGGGCAATCACTCGCGCCGCTGCTGGAAGATCCGTCGCGCGCCTGGGACCGCCCGGCGATCACGACCTTCGGCCGCGGCAACCATGCGGTCCGTTCGACGCGCTGGCGGTACATTCATTATGTCGACGGTTCGGAGGAACTGTATGATCACGACCACGATCCCCATGAATGGACCAATCTGGCCGGCGATCCGCAGATGAAGAGCGTCCTGGACGCCCACCGCAAAAGGCTGCCCAAGGAGGAACAACCGATTCTGGGCAAAGGTTCGACCGGTCATAAAGCGTACGAGGCGGCCGCGGCGGAGTTGGAGGGGAAGTAG
- a CDS encoding PQQ-binding-like beta-propeller repeat protein, translating into MKHCLTTVFCLACLLTTANVQAERLVLVGASYGKNVLAICDADGEVIWSHKTAGPSKGHAGHHDVQLLANGNILFHDSWTQLTEMTLDKKVVWTYDSATMNGNAGKRVDVHAFARLPNGNTLITESGVGRMIEVDGAGKIVHQIPLKPGGTQSTRLVRMTPQGTYLVCSEDPGVVTEYNRDGEIVWEYPVKTRVYGAIRLRNGNTLIASGGGNSVLEITPDKRVVWEIKNKVPGTDVELKWTTCLEELDNGNFVVGNCHAGPDNPQIFEIDRNKNIVWEFDEYDLVGNGLACWQILNDEQSALVRKKLAEIEAK; encoded by the coding sequence ATGAAGCACTGTCTCACAACCGTCTTTTGTCTCGCCTGTCTCCTCACCACCGCAAACGTTCAAGCGGAGCGGTTGGTTTTGGTGGGGGCTTCGTATGGTAAAAATGTGCTTGCCATTTGTGATGCGGATGGCGAAGTGATTTGGTCGCACAAGACTGCTGGGCCGAGCAAGGGGCATGCGGGGCATCATGATGTGCAGTTGTTGGCCAATGGGAACATTCTGTTCCACGATAGTTGGACCCAACTCACCGAGATGACCTTGGATAAAAAGGTCGTCTGGACGTATGACTCCGCCACGATGAACGGTAATGCCGGCAAACGGGTCGACGTGCACGCTTTTGCTCGCCTGCCCAACGGAAACACTTTGATTACCGAGAGTGGCGTGGGGCGGATGATTGAAGTCGACGGTGCGGGGAAGATTGTGCATCAGATCCCATTGAAACCGGGTGGCACGCAGTCGACGCGGTTGGTGCGGATGACGCCTCAAGGGACATACCTCGTCTGTTCCGAAGACCCCGGCGTGGTGACGGAATACAATCGCGACGGGGAAATCGTTTGGGAGTACCCGGTCAAGACCCGCGTTTACGGAGCCATTCGCTTGCGTAACGGCAACACGTTGATCGCGTCGGGTGGCGGCAATAGCGTATTGGAGATCACCCCCGACAAACGGGTTGTTTGGGAAATCAAGAACAAGGTGCCCGGCACCGACGTGGAACTGAAATGGACGACTTGCCTAGAGGAATTGGACAACGGCAACTTTGTCGTCGGCAATTGCCATGCGGGGCCGGACAATCCGCAGATCTTTGAAATCGATCGCAACAAAAACATCGTCTGGGAATTCGATGAATACGACCTCGTCGGCAACGGCCTCGCGTGTTGGCAGATTTTAAACGACGAGCAATCCGCTCTGGTTCGCAAGAAACTTGCCGAGATTGAAGCCAAGTGA
- a CDS encoding ThuA domain-containing protein, with protein sequence MLTRLPFLYCLLIAAVFCAALPHSAVAEETAKPKRLLLIGQGPDNHKPTTHEYMAGMQVVAHLLQGVDGLQTIITKADEPWAEGPELLDGADGVVLFVSQGAKWLSQNPERLAAFERLAQRGGGFSVLHWGMGTREAADTASFVKLFGGCHGGPDRKYKFLTTTMSVADGEHPITRGLETLELDEEFYYQLKFPKPPTKITPLIKARIDDQDETVSWAWQRPNGGRSFGFSGLHFHDNWKQETYRRLVKQGILWTLKYPIPEKGTDVAVEASVLELKPRK encoded by the coding sequence ATGCTGACTCGATTGCCGTTCCTATACTGTTTGTTGATCGCCGCCGTTTTCTGTGCGGCGCTGCCCCATTCCGCCGTTGCCGAGGAAACAGCCAAGCCAAAACGGTTGTTGCTCATCGGCCAAGGGCCAGACAATCACAAACCGACAACGCACGAATACATGGCCGGCATGCAGGTCGTCGCGCATTTGCTGCAGGGGGTCGATGGTCTGCAAACGATCATCACCAAGGCAGACGAACCGTGGGCCGAGGGGCCGGAGTTGCTCGACGGCGCCGATGGAGTGGTGCTGTTTGTCTCGCAAGGGGCGAAGTGGCTTAGCCAGAACCCGGAGCGGTTAGCTGCGTTTGAGCGGCTCGCCCAACGGGGCGGCGGTTTTTCGGTGCTGCATTGGGGAATGGGAACCCGCGAGGCGGCCGACACTGCGTCGTTCGTGAAACTCTTCGGTGGCTGCCATGGCGGACCGGACCGCAAATACAAATTCCTGACGACAACGATGTCCGTCGCTGATGGTGAACATCCCATCACGCGCGGCTTAGAGACGCTCGAACTGGACGAGGAATTTTACTACCAACTGAAGTTCCCCAAACCGCCGACTAAAATTACGCCATTGATCAAAGCTCGCATCGACGACCAAGACGAAACCGTTTCCTGGGCCTGGCAACGCCCCAACGGCGGCCGTTCGTTTGGCTTTAGCGGATTGCATTTCCATGACAATTGGAAACAAGAAACCTACCGTCGCTTAGTCAAACAGGGCATTCTCTGGACACTGAAATATCCCATCCCAGAGAAGGGCACCGATGTGGCGGTAGAGGCATCAGTGTTGGAGTTGAAACCTCGTAAATAG
- a CDS encoding PAS domain-containing protein — MASEDQPRSSSVDGFPVSKELSHALLECMPVNVIFKDLGGRILFANQRFCQESGSRPGELIGKTDYDLFPQEMAEKYRRDDADVLKRGGVLHDVERHLNIDGDIRYVEVFKAPVQDAQGHLIGVQVLFWDVTERKLADEQFENEQKQIKSLTSRIPEIALRLDRVENDSQARETMDALQDVLTRTSAALAKFSAGDAGSSRKS; from the coding sequence ATGGCCAGCGAAGATCAGCCCCGGTCTTCTTCCGTCGACGGTTTCCCCGTTTCGAAAGAGCTTTCGCACGCCTTGCTCGAATGCATGCCGGTGAACGTCATCTTCAAGGATCTTGGGGGGCGGATTCTGTTCGCCAATCAGCGGTTTTGCCAAGAATCGGGCTCGCGCCCCGGCGAGTTGATCGGCAAAACCGACTATGACCTGTTTCCCCAGGAAATGGCAGAAAAATATCGCCGCGATGATGCCGATGTGCTCAAACGGGGCGGAGTCCTGCACGATGTCGAACGGCATTTAAACATCGACGGCGACATCCGCTATGTCGAAGTCTTTAAGGCCCCCGTGCAGGATGCTCAAGGGCACCTCATTGGTGTGCAGGTCCTCTTCTGGGATGTGACGGAACGCAAACTGGCCGATGAGCAGTTCGAGAACGAGCAAAAGCAGATCAAGTCCTTAACCAGCCGCATTCCTGAAATCGCCCTGCGACTGGATCGCGTGGAAAATGATTCCCAAGCTCGCGAAACCATGGACGCACTCCAAGATGTACTCACGCGGACTTCGGCAGCCTTGGCCAAGTTTTCCGCCGGCGATGCCGGATCGAGCCGCAAATCGTGA
- a CDS encoding STAS domain-containing protein → MSIYETEQNGDILILIPHFGAGEFRYRDFHMASSSMQRDLANKEIKGLLIDLSDAFYFGSEFIGMMIVFAKAVRKHGGKSVICNASSQMLEVLGTMNMSKIVPIVATREEALQTLTA, encoded by the coding sequence ATGAGTATTTATGAAACGGAACAGAACGGCGATATCTTAATCCTCATCCCGCACTTCGGCGCGGGTGAATTTCGGTATCGTGATTTTCACATGGCATCTAGTTCCATGCAGCGGGATTTAGCCAACAAAGAGATCAAAGGCCTCTTGATTGATCTCTCGGACGCCTTTTATTTCGGGTCCGAATTCATCGGCATGATGATTGTCTTCGCCAAAGCTGTGCGTAAGCATGGAGGCAAATCGGTCATTTGCAACGCATCGTCACAGATGTTGGAAGTTCTAGGCACAATGAACATGTCCAAAATTGTGCCGATCGTGGCGACCCGCGAAGAGGCGCTACAGACATTGACGGCTTAA
- a CDS encoding 2-oxoglutarate dehydrogenase E1 component, whose product MNHAPSDSIPAETQNGTHIGEQLNSQSLAFVEQLFAEFQRDPTSVPEQWRAWFREEMLGQEGPPPQSAQSPFGQRSLFNPTSNVSTNGKKSSDVQDMAGLQERLDQLIRNFRVRGHIIAAVDPLDQPRSSPAELDPAFYGFTEQDLQRPMSTEWFGGPEVNTIRAMIKWLQTTYCRSIGAQFMHIDSLSVRQWLQDRMEKTANHIKLGRDEQLRILTRLSNAVLFEEFIQTKFVGAKSFSLEGAESLIPLLDMAIDKAGDDGVREIVLGMAHRGRLNVLANILGKSPRLIFREFEDKDPELNFGRGDVKYHLGHSSDWTTAGGNEVHLTLCFNPSHLEFVNPVAVGRLRAKQDRKGDTEGHRSMAILIHGDAAFAGEGIVQETLNLSELPGYSTGGTIHVIVNNQIGFTTGPKEARSSTYATDVAKMLQSPIFHVNGEDPEAVAQVVDLALDFRREFQRDVIIDMYCYRRRGHNEGDEPMFTQPVMYRAIKNRPTVFEAYLNHLLSLRGMTKEEADAIIEDRRKELEKDLAIARRDTFIQCVDKLGGVWLGYHGGHVSKADHVSTAVDKSVLSEILKIQTELPVDFTPHPKINRLLSARREMAGGKRPLDWGAAEALAMGTVVAEGTRLRLSGQDVGRGTFSHRHAVLCDYDDGHSYIPLRHLAPEQGAVDIFNSPLSEAGVLGFEYGYSLDCPDGLVIWEAQFGDFANTAQVIFDQFIASGEDKWDRLSGVVVLLPHGFEGQGPEHSSARLERFLSLAADDNMQIVSPTTPAQMFHCLRRQVLCRWKKPLIVMTPKSLLRHPEAVSSLDECATGEFQYSIPDALESDPAEVKRILLCTGKVYYDLIAERAEWDRHDVAIIRIEQLYPLYEEGLDKILADYPVGIPAVWVQDEPENMGAWRYLFCRFGERLFNRFPLSCVCRASSASPATGSARSHRVEQDVIIARAFNRE is encoded by the coding sequence ATGAATCACGCTCCCTCAGACAGCATCCCCGCCGAAACACAAAACGGCACGCACATCGGCGAACAACTCAACAGCCAAAGTTTGGCCTTCGTCGAGCAACTCTTCGCCGAATTCCAGCGCGATCCCACGTCGGTCCCCGAACAATGGCGGGCTTGGTTCCGCGAAGAGATGCTGGGCCAAGAGGGTCCGCCTCCGCAATCCGCGCAATCGCCGTTCGGCCAACGCAGCCTGTTCAATCCAACATCGAACGTCTCCACCAACGGCAAAAAATCTAGCGATGTCCAAGACATGGCTGGATTGCAGGAACGCTTGGACCAATTAATCCGCAACTTTCGCGTGCGGGGACACATCATTGCTGCAGTCGATCCGCTGGATCAACCACGCAGCAGCCCGGCGGAACTGGACCCGGCTTTTTACGGCTTCACCGAACAAGACCTCCAACGGCCGATGTCGACCGAATGGTTCGGCGGACCGGAAGTCAACACGATCCGCGCCATGATCAAATGGCTGCAAACCACCTATTGCCGCTCCATCGGCGCGCAGTTCATGCACATTGACAGCCTGAGCGTACGGCAATGGCTGCAAGATCGCATGGAGAAGACTGCCAACCACATCAAGCTGGGCCGGGACGAGCAGTTGCGGATTCTGACCCGTTTGAGCAACGCCGTCCTGTTTGAAGAATTCATCCAAACCAAATTTGTCGGCGCCAAAAGTTTTTCGTTGGAAGGGGCTGAAAGTCTGATTCCATTGCTCGATATGGCGATCGACAAAGCGGGGGACGACGGTGTTCGCGAAATCGTGCTGGGCATGGCGCATCGCGGGCGGCTGAACGTGTTGGCCAACATTCTGGGAAAAAGCCCCCGGCTAATTTTCCGCGAATTTGAAGACAAAGATCCCGAACTGAACTTCGGACGCGGCGACGTCAAATACCATCTCGGACACAGTTCGGATTGGACGACCGCCGGCGGCAATGAAGTGCACCTCACACTCTGTTTCAACCCTAGCCATCTGGAATTCGTGAACCCCGTTGCTGTGGGACGACTACGAGCCAAACAGGATCGTAAAGGCGACACCGAAGGTCACCGCAGTATGGCGATCTTAATTCACGGCGACGCCGCCTTTGCCGGGGAGGGAATCGTCCAAGAGACCTTGAACCTCAGCGAGTTACCCGGATACTCCACCGGGGGCACGATTCACGTCATCGTCAACAATCAAATTGGTTTCACCACCGGCCCCAAAGAGGCGCGTTCGAGCACCTATGCCACCGACGTCGCCAAGATGCTGCAAAGCCCGATCTTCCACGTGAATGGAGAAGATCCCGAGGCGGTGGCACAGGTCGTTGATTTGGCGCTCGATTTTCGCCGCGAATTCCAGCGCGACGTGATCATCGATATGTACTGTTATCGCCGCCGCGGCCACAACGAGGGCGACGAGCCGATGTTCACGCAACCGGTGATGTATCGCGCAATCAAAAACCGTCCCACGGTCTTCGAGGCGTATTTGAATCACCTGTTGTCGTTGCGAGGCATGACCAAAGAAGAAGCCGACGCCATCATCGAGGACCGACGCAAAGAACTGGAAAAGGATTTGGCAATTGCCCGCCGCGATACCTTTATTCAATGCGTCGATAAGCTGGGGGGAGTTTGGCTGGGCTATCATGGCGGACACGTGAGCAAGGCGGACCACGTCTCAACGGCCGTTGACAAATCGGTGCTCAGTGAAATCTTGAAGATTCAAACCGAACTGCCGGTCGATTTCACTCCGCACCCCAAAATCAATCGGTTGTTATCCGCCCGTCGGGAAATGGCCGGCGGCAAACGACCGCTCGATTGGGGGGCTGCCGAGGCATTGGCCATGGGGACCGTGGTTGCCGAAGGAACGCGATTACGGCTAAGCGGCCAAGACGTGGGTCGCGGCACGTTCAGTCATCGGCACGCCGTGCTGTGTGACTACGACGACGGTCACTCCTACATTCCGCTCAGACATCTTGCTCCCGAACAAGGCGCGGTTGATATCTTTAACAGCCCGCTGTCCGAAGCGGGTGTGCTCGGATTTGAATATGGCTACAGCCTCGACTGCCCTGACGGACTGGTCATCTGGGAAGCACAGTTCGGTGACTTCGCCAATACCGCGCAAGTCATCTTCGACCAGTTCATCGCCAGCGGCGAGGATAAATGGGATCGGCTTAGCGGCGTGGTCGTGTTGTTACCCCACGGATTCGAAGGGCAGGGGCCGGAGCATTCCAGCGCACGGTTGGAGCGGTTTTTGAGCCTGGCCGCGGACGACAACATGCAAATCGTCTCCCCCACAACCCCGGCACAAATGTTTCATTGTTTGCGACGGCAAGTCTTGTGCCGTTGGAAAAAACCGCTGATCGTCATGACCCCCAAAAGCTTGCTACGGCATCCCGAAGCAGTCTCATCACTCGACGAATGTGCCACCGGTGAGTTCCAATATTCGATTCCCGACGCGCTCGAAAGTGATCCAGCCGAAGTCAAGCGAATCCTCTTATGCACCGGGAAGGTCTACTATGACCTGATCGCCGAACGAGCGGAATGGGACCGCCATGACGTGGCCATCATCCGCATCGAGCAACTGTACCCGCTCTATGAAGAAGGTCTGGACAAAATTCTAGCTGACTACCCCGTGGGCATCCCCGCAGTCTGGGTCCAGGACGAACCGGAGAACATGGGTGCCTGGCGCTATCTGTTCTGCCGGTTCGGCGAACGCTTGTTCAACCGGTTTCCGCTCTCGTGTGTCTGCCGAGCCTCCTCGGCCAGTCCAGCCACCGGTTCGGCACGCAGCCATCGCGTGGAACAGGACGTCATCATCGCACGAGCCTTCAACCGCGAGTAG
- a CDS encoding CPBP family intramembrane glutamic endopeptidase, with amino-acid sequence MYPFDDLIPLLMTLAGFISAAVWATAVREFTQGRLPLQQCEPRPVRWDHWTILAALGIWVFVDTAVVSLLGLNSESSPLTRIQAGTYSGLGKCALLIPLWVIAAGAKPRDLLPLPGQWGGDFKAALWGLFASLLPVWIVSLLIEPLRTANNGHPLIRMLQDHPSVQTVAWITLAVLVAAPLCEELLFRVILQGWLQDRVSPSTAIVSVAIAFAAIHANSWPDPLPLIPLSLILGYIYYRRRSYLTNVLMHALFNGVNLLLALSQGPER; translated from the coding sequence ATGTATCCCTTCGACGATCTCATTCCACTGTTGATGACGCTGGCCGGATTCATCAGTGCCGCTGTCTGGGCAACCGCCGTGCGCGAATTCACACAGGGCCGCCTGCCGCTACAGCAATGCGAACCACGACCGGTCCGCTGGGACCATTGGACGATCTTGGCGGCACTGGGCATTTGGGTGTTTGTTGATACGGCCGTCGTGTCTCTGCTGGGTCTGAACAGCGAATCGAGTCCCCTCACCCGCATTCAAGCCGGCACGTATTCTGGGCTGGGCAAATGTGCCTTGTTGATTCCACTGTGGGTCATTGCCGCCGGCGCCAAGCCGCGCGATCTACTCCCCTTGCCCGGCCAATGGGGAGGCGATTTTAAAGCAGCTCTGTGGGGTTTGTTCGCCAGCCTACTTCCCGTGTGGATTGTGAGCCTATTGATCGAGCCGCTCCGCACAGCGAACAACGGCCACCCCCTCATCCGCATGTTGCAGGACCATCCCTCGGTACAAACGGTTGCCTGGATCACGTTAGCCGTATTGGTCGCCGCACCGCTCTGCGAGGAACTGCTATTTCGCGTGATCCTACAAGGCTGGTTGCAAGACCGCGTCTCCCCCTCCACAGCGATCGTATCGGTCGCCATCGCCTTCGCCGCCATCCACGCCAACTCCTGGCCCGACCCACTACCGTTGATCCCACTCTCGTTGATCCTAGGCTACATCTACTACCGCCGCCGCAGTTATCTAACCAACGTACTAATGCACGCGTTGTTCAACGGCGTAAACCTGCTACTAGCGCTCTCGCAGGGGCCGGAGAGGTAA